The following is a genomic window from Mycolicibacterium sp. TY81.
AACTTCATCGGCTGAAGGTCCGAATTGGCTCCCGCAGAATCCCCGAGCAGACCATCGCCCGGGACAAACCATGTGAGCTCGGCATGCGGGCCGACCCCATGAACACCACTGTCCGGCACCGCGGCAACCACGTAGTCACCTACCTGGCTCAAGCGTGGTTCGGGACCTGATCCGTATGCTCGTAGTTCAGTCGGGCCGTCGAACATCACGGCCCCAGTCTCGGTGTTGACGACCCACGCCCGCCGCGGCTGTCCCGAAGCCTCCCATACGCACAACAACATCGCCGGCCCATTCACGAAACAGCGAGTACTGGCCGCGCGTGCGTTGGGGCCCAGCCGAACCGGAGCGAACAGCCGGTGACCATCCGCCACGTTGACCCCGACAACTCGCCACCCGTCGCTCGAGGCACCGAGAAAGAATCCACGGTCCCCCACATTGCCGGCCGGATGGATCATCGAATCTGCCGGTAGCCCCAGCTCGGCTGCCGTCACGTGCCAGCCGAACACCGGTTGCTTCCGCATCGACTGAGACAGCAACAACTGGTTGGGCAACCCCAACTGCTCTGCGGTGGCCAGCGGTGGCGCAGACTGTGGCCTGCCGTCGACCGGTCGCTGGACGACGATCACGGCAGCCACCACCGCAGCAGCCAAAGCCAGCGCACCAGCCACCAGCCACCATTTGCGAAGCCCGCCTCGACGGATCATTCGACCTCGAAGTCCTGCGCCCGCAACCGTTCGATCGCCCGGCCATTGGCGAGCTCACCGCGGTTCTCCGGATACAGCCAGTAATGCCGGATAGCCCAGTAGAGCGCAGCTCCATTCGCCTGGTAGGTAGGCAAGCTGTTGATGGTCTGCGTTTCACCATCTGTCATCACCATCACCGCCGGACAGCTCACGGCCTTGCCCTTGGGCGCCTGGTCAATGACATCCACCACGTCATCCCACGCTCCACTGGCGGTCGTGGTTACGGAGTTTGAGACCTCAAACCCTTCCGGCGACAGTTTCAGATATCCCCAGCCGTTCGACCTACCGCGCAGGAGAAGGTAGGCAAACCAACACACCATTCCGGCAACAATAATGGGGTAATAGATTTGCCTGGCCCCACCGATTCCGATTGCGAGCCGCCCGCTAGGAACGTAGCAAACAAAAGAAATTCCACTAACTATCGCGCTGACAATCGATAGCTCCAGGAACCGGGTCTTTGCGTGTGGTGGACGGAAATATGTGCCGTCGGCTTCACTGGTTGCCTGAGGAACAACGCGACCCAGCCGAACCTGTAGTGCCAAAACAAGCAGAAACAGGAAACACAGTAGTAGTCCGACAGCGAATACAGAAGTTAGATAGTCACGACGGCCAAGTAGATAGAGAACCCAGATGAGGCAAAGCGCAACGAGAACCGCAAAAACCGAGATAGAAAAATTCGCGGCCACTCTTGGATTTTTCCAGTGCTCGGGCATCTGTAATTCTATTTCGGGCAAAATGCACCACCAACCTGATTTCCTATCCACTCCATTCCCTTGCCCCCGCCGAACGCACCCCCGACCGCAAACACTGGCACTGTAAACGCCGCCACCTCGGGCCCAAACGGCGCACCGACTACGGCACCGAGCTTTGCACCGCCCCAGCCTCCGGCGTAATCACCGCCAACCCCGAAAACCCCAGAGATGCCTGCGACACAGGCCTCATGCGGAGTCGGCGCAGCGGCAAACTTATACATTGTTGTCAATAGTCCCAGAGCTGGCCCGCCGTATCTGGCAGCCTTACCGATGTCCTTGACGGAGTCCGGGGTCAGCCCCGGCAGGCTGCCGCCTCGGCCCACGTGTGCATCGAGGCCTGTGAGTGCCCCGCCGACCACCGTCGGCGCGTCGCTGGTAAAGAACGGATTGTCGGGCGGCAACGCTCCGTGCCGCCCATCCGGCATTGTCCAACCCGCTGTTTGGTGTCCGTCCGGGGTCTCGGTGGCGAGGAAGAATGCACCGTTGTTCCCGAAATCCATCTGGGTGTATTTCACCTTTGTTCCAGGGTCAACCCAGGACGCCGTGTGACAAAGCAAATTGCCGTTCTTGTCGAACCAATTCGACCCCACATGTTCCATCTTCTTCGTATTATTGAAGTCATACGTCGTGATGACCTTCTTGCCGCCGTCCGCCATTGTCAACGTGGTGACGTGATTTCCGTCCTTGTCAATCGATTCGGTCGTGGCAATTCTGATAGTCGCCATATCTTCGCCACGGACGATGCCTTGCTGCATCAATCCGTCCATGGTGAGCGGGTTTGGAACCTCGTCCGCCGGTTGCACCGGCCCGGTCGTCGGGAACCCCAAGCCGATGTCACTCGGCGCAGGCAACGCGAAGCCAAAATTCTTCGCAGCAGCCTGCACCGCAGCTGCCGTACCACTATCGGCGCCACCGACGGCCACCAGCAGCCGGTTGACTTCTACCTGCTCCACTTCCGCTTGACGCTGGAGCGCGGCGGCCTTCTCCTCTGACATCTCGGCTGGTTTGATCAGCACTACCCACTGATCGCTGACGTGAAGTTCGGTCCGATCGATCGCGTCGGCTTTGTTGATGAGCGCGGCCCTTGCATTGCCAATATCTGACGCGCCCTTGGCGAGTGCCGATTTCACCGAGCTCGTGTACTTCGCGAAATCATCAGCGGCTCTCGTCGCCCGGCCGAACATCGCGGTCGCTGCGTCATGTGCGGAGCCCGACCATGCGCTCGCCTCAGGCATCCGCCTGATCTGGTCGTCGAGAGATCGAACGGCTGACGCGATATCGTCGCCGCTCTTTCCCAGTGCACTCCCCGCCGAGACGAGGGAATCTGGCGACCATTTCTCCAACCGGGGTCTCGACGGCAACATCGGTCAGAACAGCCCTTTGAACGCCCCGGCGAGGTCGCTGTCGGTCACCTCGTACTTGTCGCCGGCCCCGCGAACCGCCGCCCCCATACGCGTGATGCTGCTTGCGATCTTCTCAGCCTCGGCGGCGATATGGGCTCCGACAACGCGGCAGGCCCATTGCGTAGTGGAACCAGGTAGCCCATCTCCGGCGCTACTCGCCTTGCTCCCCATGTCCGCGGCACGGATCGCATTGGATGCGATACCAACTTGATCTGCGAACGCCCGCAAAATCTCAGGGTCAACCAGCATTCGGATCCTCCCCACCCTCGCGTTCGAGGATATCGCGCACCGCGAGGGCGAACCGTCAGCAAAATCAGAATTGACCGATCTTTACTGGATGCCGAGACTTGACCGATCCGCAGCGCCCGTTGAGTAGATGGCCTGCTGGCCGCGGATTCACCCGAACAGGTCGACGGCCGCGGCGATGCGGGCCGCGGCATCGCCGACGATCGCCTCACCGTGGCCGAACCCGGCGATGCGGGCGCCGGTCGCCGCGATGATGCCGGCGGCCCGGACCGCGGCGGGCCGGTCGGTGTTGAAGACACCCACGGCCACTTGACCGTTCACCTCCGCGACGGCGTCGCCGGTGAGCACGGCATCGTCGTCCGACAGGTACAGCGCGATACTGCCCGGCGTGTGACCCGGGACGGCGATGACGCGGGCGCCGCCGGCGAAGTCGAGGATGTCACCATCGGCCACCGTGCGGTCGACAGGGCAGGCCGGGCCGTGCGGTGCGGCGTCGAAGTCCGGCCGCAGCGTCCGCTCGGCATCGGTGAGGACCGGTACCGGCCCGTCGGCGGCACCCGTGATGTACGACGAATCCAGCTCCCCGGCAATCACTTCGGCACCGGACCAGCCGGCGATCTCCGCGGCGGCGCCGCAGTGGTCCTCGTGAAAGTGCGTCAGCACAATACGTTTCACATCGGCGGGCTCCCGGCCGAGTGCGGTGAGGGCGTCGGCGACCAGTGCGGCGCTGTCGGGCCAGCCGGTATCGACGAGCGTCACACCGTCGGGGTCGAGCCGCAGATAGCAGTTGAGCAGATGGGCCCGCTCGCCAGGGATCCGCAGTCGGTACAACAACGGGGTCAGCGCGAGCAGTTCGGCCATGTCCCCACGCTAGCCGAGGACGGGCGCCGGCCTCCGCTTGGAACCGCTCCTGTTTCTCGATGGCCACCAGTTGTACTTGCCGACCAGTACGGCCAGCGCCGGCACGGTGACGGTGCGGACGATGAGGGTGTCGATCAGCAGGCCCACGCCGATGATGAAGCCGCCCTGCACCATCGAGCCGATGCTGCTGAACAGCATGGCGAACATGGGTGCGGCGAAGATCATTCCGGCAGAGGTGATCACGCTGCCGGTGCTCCGCACCGTGCGGATGACGCCCGAACGGATGCCGTTCGGCGATTCGTCGCGGATCCGGGAGATCAGCAGCATGTTGTAGTCGGCGCCGACGGCCACCAGCACGATGAAGGCCATGCCCGGAGTACTCGCCGCCATGGGCTGACCGCCGAGAATCTGCAACACGATGACCCCGATGCCGAGCGACGACAGGCACGAGAGGATCACGGTGCCAACGAGATACAGCGGTGCGACGACGGCCCGCAGCAGCAGCACCAGGATCAGGAAAACCACGATGACGGTCATCAGCACGATGTACCGCAGGTCCTTGTTGAAGTAGTCGCGCAGTTCCGCGTAGTACGGCGTCATGCCCGACATCGCGATCTTGGCGTCCGCCAGCGACGTATTGGCCTGTGCGCCTTGCGCGGCGGCGAGAATCGCCTTGACCTGATCCATGGCCTTGGTGTCGTAGGGGTTCAGCTTGGACTCGACCAGGTACCGCGCCGAATGCCCGTCCGGGGACATGAAGACCCGGGCCAGGTCCTTGAATTTGTCATTGCCGAGGATCTCCGGGGAGATGTAGAAGCCCGCGGCTCCCGGCTCCGAGGCGTGCAGTTTCATCGCCAGCAGGAATGCCGACGCGTGCGAGAGGCCTTCGCCGAGCTGCTTGGTCTGGTCGTCGAGGACGCGCAGCCCCTCGGCGATCTTGCGGCTGCCCTCGGCCAGCGCGTTGGCGCCCTCCTGCAGCGACGCCATGTTCTGCTTCATGCTCGCCGGGCTGGCGCCCGCACCACTGCCGCCAAGGGAGCGAAGGGCTTTGGCCGCCGAGTCCAAAGAGGGCTGCATCTTGTGCAGGCCGTCCGAGAGCCGCTGCAGTTGGTCGCGCTGCCCCGCGCAATCGGGATCGGCATCGCAACCCGGGTTGTCCTTGCGCTGCTGCAGCAGCGCGTCGGCCATGGCGACCATGTCCTGGAAGTTCTGGCTGCCCGACCGCGGCGGGATGTTCGGCACGTCACCGGAATTGCGCACGCTGTCCAGTTGCCGCTGCGCGTCCTGGAACTCCTGTGAGCTCTCCAGTTGGTCCTTGATGCTCGCCATGCTCTTGTTCAGGCTGTCGATCACGCCCATGGTCTTGGTCAGCTGGGTGCGCACCGTGGCGAGGCTGTCGGCGAGCTTGCCCGCACCGCCGACGAGAGCCTGCCGTTGGTCGACGCTGCCGTTGATCTTGTTGGTGGCCTCGGCGAGCTTGTCGCCGATCTCGCCGGCCTGGTAACTCAGCGTCGCCTGCTCCAGCGGGGCGCCGGTCGGGCGGGTGACGCCGCGGACGGCGGCGATGTCGGGCAGCTGCGCGACGCGCTGCGCCATCTGTTCGAGGTCGGCGAGGCCCTTGGTCGTCCGCAGGTCGTGCGGCGACTGGACGAAAAGGTATTGCGGCGCCGTCACACTCGCCGGGAAGTGCCGCTCGATGGCGGCCATGCCGATGTTGCTCTCGGCCGTCGCGGGCAGTGCGGTGCGGGCGTCGTAGCTGGTGTGCAGCCAGCCGACGCCGGCCGCCAGCGCGATCAGCACGACGAGACTGCCGACCAGGTGGACCACGGGGCGCCGCACGATGTTGATGCCGGACCGGTGCCAGAAGCGGCTGGTCAGTTCCTTGCGGGGCCGGGCCCAGCCGCGCCGCCCGACGAGCGTGAGGATCGCCGGCAACAACGTGATGGACGACAGGAACGCCACCGCGATCGTGACCGCCAGCGCCGGACCCGTCGTCGAGAAGACCTTGAGGCTGGTGAAACTCATGCCCAGGAACGTCACCGCGACGGTGGCCGCCGACGCCGCGATGACCTTGCCGATGGCGGTCAGCGCCCGCGCCACGGCCTCGTCGGAATCGAGTCCCTGCCTGAGGTATTCGTGGTAGCGGCTGATCAGGAAGACGGCGTAGTCCACGCCGGCGCCGATCATCATGGCGCTCATGAACACGACGGTCTGCTGCGAGATGGGCAGCCCCCATGTCGCCAGCGCCGCCACGCCCTGCGTCGCGGCGGCCTGCGACACCGTGATGGTCGCCAGCGGCACCAGGATCGTGACGATGTTGCGGTACACCACAAAGAGGATCAGCAGCACCATGGCGACGGTGGCGGTCTCGATGACCCGCAGATCACGCAGCCCGAGCTGTTCGCGCTCGGCGACGGTGGCCGTCAGGCCCGTCATGTGGACCGTCAGAGTCGAGCCGGAGACGGTGTGGTCGACGATGCCGACGACGCGTTTGTACGCCTCGCTGGACTCCGGTGAGCCGAGCTCACCCCGGATACCGACGGGGATGAACCACGCCTTGTTGTCCTTGCTGGCCAACACTTCTCGCATGGGTGGTTGCGAGATGAAGTCCTGCACCATCACCACGTCGGCGGTGTCGCGGTGCAGGCTGTCGACCAGGGTGCGGTAGACGTCTTCGTCGGCCTTGGTCAGGCCGTTCTCGTCGGTGAGGACCACCAGCGCGATGTTCTGGATCCCGGGTTCGTGGAACGCGGACGTCATGTCCCGGGTCGCCGCCATGACCGCGGAGTTGCTCGGCAACAGCTCCTGGTTGCGGTCGCTCGCCAGCTTCATCAGCGGCGGCACGGCCGCCGACAGCGCCACGACGAGCAGCAGCCAGGCGCCGATCACGGCCCAGGGCCGGCGTAGCACCAATCGCGCCAGCAGCTCGAAAGCCCCGGCGAACACACCCTTGCCCGACCGAGCTATCACGTTGCCTCACCGCTCAGATACCTGCCGTACTCGGCAAGCGCTTCGCCGGTCAGCATCTCATGGTGTCCGCGCCGCACCTCGTGCACCGTGACGGTGCCGGCCACGTGCGGGCGCCAGCTCTGTGCGAGGAAGGCGCCGCGCTCGGCGTCATCCGCGGCCGCCGCGATCACCACGACATCGCCGTCGAACCGGCCGGCCTCGTGCTCCCGGTACAGCGCGACGTTGGTGTCGAAGTTGCGCACCAACAGGTCCATCAGACCGTCGTCCACGATGCCGGCCAGCTGATCCCGGTCGACCGCCTGGTTCGCGACGCGCAGGCTCGGCTCGGCGTCGAGCAGCACCAGCCGGGCGACAGTGCCGCCGCGCCGCTGCAGCTCGACCGCGACGGCATGCGCGACGACACCGCCGAACGACCAGCCCAGCAGGTGGTACGGGCCGGACGGCTGCTCGGCCTGAATCCGGTCGGCGTAGGTCGCCGCCATGTCGCTCAGCGATCCCGGGGTGTCCGCGGCGGGTTGCTGAATGCCGATGATCGGACCGTCGACGTGGCCGCCGAGCACCTGGTACGGCCAGCTGATGCCGCTGACCGCGTGCAGGCAGAACAGTGGGACGCCCGTACCGGTCTTCAGCACCTGCACCGGGGCGATCTCGGGTGCCGCCGCGCTGTCTTCCGTCAGCCGCTCGGCGAGCTCCTGCACCGTGGGCGCCTCGAACACCGCCGTGACCGACAGCTCGGTGCCGAGGTCGGCGCGGATCGCCGCAACGAAGCGCATCGCCGAGATGCTGTCGCCACCGAGGTCGAAGAACGACTCGTCCACACCGACCCGTTCGACACCGAGGACCCGGCCGTACACGGCGGCCAGCGCCACCTCGGTGGCGGTGCGCGGAGCCAGGTAGGCGCCCGCCCGGTATTCGGGCGCGGGCAGCGCGCGGACGTCGAGCTTGCCGTTGATCGTGACGGGCAGCGCCGGCAGGACGACGACGGCGGCCGGGACCGCGTGGGCCGGCAGCAGGTCGGCGAGCTGAGTGCGCAGTGCCGCGGGATCGGCGGTGCCGGTGATGTAGCCGACGAGGCGCTTGTCGCCGGCGCGGTCCTCGCGGACGATCACCGCCGCCTGCTCCACGCCGTCGAGGCGTGCCAAAACCGTTTGTACTTCGCCGAGTTCGATGCGGAAGCCACGAATCTTGACCTGCTCGTCGGCGCGGCCGACGTAGTGCAGACGACCGTCGTCGTCCCAGCGCACCAGGTCGCCGGTGCGGTACATCCGCTCCCCCACGCCCGGGAACGGGCAGGCCACGAACCGGCCCGCGGTCAGCCCCGGCCGGCCGGCGTAGCCGACACCCACGCCGGCACCCGCGACGTACAGCTCGCCGACGACGCCCGTGGGAACCGGGCGCAACCAGCCGTCCAGCACGAACAGCGCCGTGCCGGGCACCGGCGTGCCGATGGGTACCGAGGCCGTGCCGGCTGTCAGCGGTTCGGTCACCGCCGCGTACACCGTGGTCTCGGTGGGGCCGTAGGCGTTGACGACGGTGTGCCCGCAGGCCGTCCAGCGGTCGACCAATTCGGTCGGGCAGGCCTCACCGCCGAGCAGCAGCGCCAGTGGCGCCAGTGCATCCGGCACCAACGCGCCTGCTGCGGAAGGGGTTTGGGTGAGGACGTTGACGTGCTCGGCCGCGAGCAGGCGCTGGAACTCGTCGGGGCTCGCCGTCACCGACTCGGGCACGATCACCAGCCGGGCACCGTGCAGCAGCGCGGCCCAGATCTCCCACACCGAGAAGTCGAACGCGTACGAATGGCACTGCGTCCACACCGGATCGGCGGGCAGACCCGCAAGCGGTGTCGCGAATTGGCGCGCCACGTTGCGGTGCGCCACCGCCACGCCCTTGGGCAGGCCGGTGGTACCGGAGGTGTAGATCAGGTAGGCGACGCTGTCGGGGTCCGGGTCCGGAAGCCTTGTGGCAGGAGAGTTTTCGGTGGCAGCGTCGACGATGACCGGGCCGTCGAAGTCACCGAGCCGGCCGGCCAGGTCTGCCGTCGTGACCGCGACGCTCGGCGTCGCATCGGACAGCAGGAACGCGAGCCGCTCCGCCGGCAGCGCCGGATCGATCGGCAGGTACGCCGCCCCGGCCTTGAGGACCGCGAGGATCGCCACCACGGCGTCGACCGACCGGGGGAACAGCAGTGCCACGGTCCGCCCCGGACCGGCGCCGGCATCGATCAGGTGGTGTGCCAACCGATTCGCGGCCTCGTCGAGATCGCGGTAGGTCAGCGAGCGGTCCGGTCCGGTGAGCGCGACAGCCTCCGGGGTGCGGTCGACCTGGGCGGCGAAGAGTTCCGGAATCGATGCCTGCGCCTCGGCTGTGGCGGCCCGGTTGCCGATCCGATCCAGTTGCGAGCACTCTTCGGCAGCAAGCAGATTCACCGACGCAAGCCGCCCGGTGGGCGCGGTGGTCATCGCGACCAGCACGCGTTCGAACCGCTCGACGAGCCGGTCGATGTCGGCCGCCTCGAACACCGCGGTGTCGTACTCGAGGCGCAGGCCGAGTTCGTCACCCGGCATGGCCTGCACCGTCAACGGATAGTGGTTCTGCTCATGGCTGCTGAACTCGGTGATGGTCAGGTCCCCGACGCCGCCTGACGCGGCGGCGCCCAGCGGGTAGTTCTCGTACGCGAACAGCGTGTCGAAAAGCCGGTCCTGGCCGGTGATCCGGTGCATCTCGGCGAGTGACAGGTGCTGATGATCGAGCGTCCGGTTGTGCGCGTCCTGCATCTGGTCGAGCAGTTCGGCCACGGTGGTGACCGCGGTCGCGGTGGCCCGCACCGGGACGGTGTTGATCATCAGGCCGACCATCTCGTCCGCGCCGGCCACGTCGGTCGGGCGGCCCGACACCGCGGTTCCGAACACCACGTCGTGCCGGCCCGTCAGCTGCATGAGCAGCTGCGCGTAGGCCGCCTGCAGGACGACGTTCACGGTGGTGTGACGGGCCCGCGCCAGCTCTGCGACGGCACGTGTGGTTTCGGCTGACAGCGCAGCGGATTTCACGCCACGGCCACCCGATGCGGTCCGTGCGGCAACCAGTGTCGGAGTGTCGACACCGGCCAGCACCTCGGCCCAGGCGGTGCGCGCGGCATCGAGATCCCGGTCGGAGAGCCAGGTGACGAAGCGGCGGTACGGCACCGCGGCGGGCAGCCGGTAGCCGTGATAGCCCGCGAAGATCTCGCGCAGCAGGACCGGCAGTGACCAGCCGTCCATCACGACGTGGTGGTTGGTGAGCACCAGCCGGTGCCGCTGTTCGCCGGCGCGGATCAACGCAACCCGGAAGGGCGGCTGGTCGCCGAGGTCGCACACCGCGGCGCGTTCGGCGGCGCAGATGTGCGTGACCTCGTCGTCGGTTGCGTCCAGCACCCGCCACGCTACGTCGGGTGCCGCCGGGATGACCTGCACCTCCAGGCCGGCGTAGAAGTGGGCCGCGATGTTCGGGTGCCGTTGCACCACCGTCTGCACGGCGTCGCGGAGCCGCTGCGCGTCGAGCGGTCCGGCCAGCGTCAGATCCAGTTGCACCGCATACAGATCGGCCTCGGCGCCGGTCTGCGCGGCGTGGAAGAGCAGGCCCTGTTGTAGCGGCGTCACCGGCAGGATGTCGGCGATCGCGTGTTCACGCTCCAGCTCGTCGATCTGCTGCTGGCTCAGTGCGGCCGGTGCGATGTCCGACGGGGTCAGCCCACCACCGCCGGCACGCACGAGGGTGCAGATGCCGGTCAGCGCATCGAACCACAACCGGCTGAGCCGCTCGACCTGCTCGCCGTCGAGCGCCGACGGTGCCCACGTCCAATTGGCGTGCAGCTGCGGGCCGGCGTCGGTGTCGACTGTGCCGGCGTTGAGCTCGAGGGTGTGCATCAACGGCATCGGTACCGCGGTCGCCAGACCGGTGACCTCAGCTGCCGCCGCACCGTCCCGGCCGACCTGCCACAGCTCGTCGGACAGCTCGGACCCACCACCGAGTCGGCCCAGATAGTTGAATCCGATTGCTGGATCGGCGGTTTCGAGATCGATGTCGTCGTTGAGGTAGCGCAGCAGGCCATAGGTCAGGCCGTCCGGCAGTGCGCGCAGCTGCTCCTTGGCGTGCTTGAGCACCGCGCCCAGGGCGGCCTCGCCGGACGTCACCTGGCTCCAGGACAGCTCCCCGACCGTGACGGCCACCGGGTACTTGGTTGTGAACCAGCCGACGGTGCGCGACAGATCGACGTTATCGGTGATCTCGTCGTGCCGGCCATGGCCTTCCACGTCGATACCGATGGTGCGGCCGCTACCGGCGAATTCGGCCATCGCCAGGGCGAACCCGATCAGCAGGACGTCGTTGATGCCGGCATGGAACGCCGCCGGGGCCTCGCGCAAAAGCGTCTGGACGGTGTCGACGTCGTCCAGCGTGACCGACAGCTGCCCGGCCGTGGCGAAGGTGTCCCGCTCCGGCTGCACGGCGGGCAACAGTGCGGGCGTCGCCGCCGCCTCCCGCCACGCCTCGGCCTGCGCAACCACCTCGGGCGCCGCCGCGTGTTCGACGAGGACCTGCGCCCAGCGCTGGAACGACGTGCCACTCGCCGGAAGCTCGACCGGCTGCCCCGCGCGGGACTGCAGCCACGCGACGTTCAAGTCCTCCAGCAGGATTCGCCACGACACGCCGTCCACGGCGAGGTGGTGGATGATCAGCACGAGCTGACGCGCCGGCGCCACCCACAGCGCGCTGAGCATCACACCGGCCGCCGGATTCAGCCGCGACCGTGCCGCGGAGACCGCGTCTTCCGTCAGCTCGTCGACCGTGTGCAGGCACTCCCGAGCATCGACAGTGCCCGCGTCGGGCACGTGCAGCGACCAGTCGGTGCCGGCCCGCAGTCGCAGCATGGCGTGCCGATCCAGCAGGGCCTGCAACAGCATTGCGACGTCGGCCTCGGTGGCGCCTGCCGGAGCCTGCACCACCATGGTCTGGTTGAAGTGGTCCGTCGGACCGTCGACACCTGCCAGCCATCGCATGATCGGTGTCGCGACCACCGGGCCGACACCCGCGTCGGCGACATCGGCGGTGTCGCCGACGGTTTCGACCAC
Proteins encoded in this region:
- a CDS encoding RND family transporter; this encodes MIARSGKGVFAGAFELLARLVLRRPWAVIGAWLLLVVALSAAVPPLMKLASDRNQELLPSNSAVMAATRDMTSAFHEPGIQNIALVVLTDENGLTKADEDVYRTLVDSLHRDTADVVMVQDFISQPPMREVLASKDNKAWFIPVGIRGELGSPESSEAYKRVVGIVDHTVSGSTLTVHMTGLTATVAEREQLGLRDLRVIETATVAMVLLILFVVYRNIVTILVPLATITVSQAAATQGVAALATWGLPISQQTVVFMSAMMIGAGVDYAVFLISRYHEYLRQGLDSDEAVARALTAIGKVIAASAATVAVTFLGMSFTSLKVFSTTGPALAVTIAVAFLSSITLLPAILTLVGRRGWARPRKELTSRFWHRSGINIVRRPVVHLVGSLVVLIALAAGVGWLHTSYDARTALPATAESNIGMAAIERHFPASVTAPQYLFVQSPHDLRTTKGLADLEQMAQRVAQLPDIAAVRGVTRPTGAPLEQATLSYQAGEIGDKLAEATNKINGSVDQRQALVGGAGKLADSLATVRTQLTKTMGVIDSLNKSMASIKDQLESSQEFQDAQRQLDSVRNSGDVPNIPPRSGSQNFQDMVAMADALLQQRKDNPGCDADPDCAGQRDQLQRLSDGLHKMQPSLDSAAKALRSLGGSGAGASPASMKQNMASLQEGANALAEGSRKIAEGLRVLDDQTKQLGEGLSHASAFLLAMKLHASEPGAAGFYISPEILGNDKFKDLARVFMSPDGHSARYLVESKLNPYDTKAMDQVKAILAAAQGAQANTSLADAKIAMSGMTPYYAELRDYFNKDLRYIVLMTVIVVFLILVLLLRAVVAPLYLVGTVILSCLSSLGIGVIVLQILGGQPMAASTPGMAFIVLVAVGADYNMLLISRIRDESPNGIRSGVIRTVRSTGSVITSAGMIFAAPMFAMLFSSIGSMVQGGFIIGVGLLIDTLIVRTVTVPALAVLVGKYNWWPSRNRSGSKRRPAPVLG
- a CDS encoding WXG100 family type VII secretion target — encoded protein: MLPSRPRLEKWSPDSLVSAGSALGKSGDDIASAVRSLDDQIRRMPEASAWSGSAHDAATAMFGRATRAADDFAKYTSSVKSALAKGASDIGNARAALINKADAIDRTELHVSDQWVVLIKPAEMSEEKAAALQRQAEVEQVEVNRLLVAVGGADSGTAAAVQAAAKNFGFALPAPSDIGLGFPTTGPVQPADEVPNPLTMDGLMQQGIVRGEDMATIRIATTESIDKDGNHVTTLTMADGGKKVITTYDFNNTKKMEHVGSNWFDKNGNLLCHTASWVDPGTKVKYTQMDFGNNGAFFLATETPDGHQTAGWTMPDGRHGALPPDNPFFTSDAPTVVGGALTGLDAHVGRGGSLPGLTPDSVKDIGKAARYGGPALGLLTTMYKFAAAPTPHEACVAGISGVFGVGGDYAGGWGGAKLGAVVGAPFGPEVAAFTVPVFAVGGAFGGGKGMEWIGNQVGGAFCPK
- a CDS encoding MBL fold metallo-hydrolase; the protein is MAELLALTPLLYRLRIPGERAHLLNCYLRLDPDGVTLVDTGWPDSAALVADALTALGREPADVKRIVLTHFHEDHCGAAAEIAGWSGAEVIAGELDSSYITGAADGPVPVLTDAERTLRPDFDAAPHGPACPVDRTVADGDILDFAGGARVIAVPGHTPGSIALYLSDDDAVLTGDAVAEVNGQVAVGVFNTDRPAAVRAAGIIAATGARIAGFGHGEAIVGDAAARIAAAVDLFG
- a CDS encoding type VII secretion target, translated to MLVDPEILRAFADQVGIASNAIRAADMGSKASSAGDGLPGSTTQWACRVVGAHIAAEAEKIASSITRMGAAVRGAGDKYEVTDSDLAGAFKGLF